The DNA region ATTGTAAAATGTCGATCACTCTACAAGATATAGCAATCATTACAGGATTGCCTATTGATGGCAATGCAATGTGCGGGCCCACTAATATGAAATGAGGACCAGTTTGTCAGAATTTACTTGGAGTGACACCACCTGAAACTGCATTGACATATGGTAGCCTTAAAATAACATGGGTTAGGAATACATTCTTAAACCTACCAAAGGGTGCCAATGTTGTAACAACCCAACAGTATGTTAGGGCATACATGTTCCAGGTCTTGGCTTTACTATTTGGAAATAAGAGCCAAAATAAATTGCATTGCTGCTTTCTCAAGCTGTTAGCGGACTTTGGTGTAGCTGGGCAATATAGCTGGGGTAGTGCCacacttgctttcctttataaAGAGTTGTGTACTGcttctattaaaaaaaccaCGGAGGTTGCAGGTCCTGTTTTCATATTACAATTATGGGAATGGGAGCATCTTTCATATCTGACCCCAATTCCAATAAttccaataaatttaaatggtgACGACCCATACGGTTGCAGGTATAATATTTACTTTCTATTTCTATACAATATTGTATACTGTAGCGTTTATCCTTGATACTTCCAAACCCTAAAATCAGTGGCAATCATTAATTGTGTATAGGTGGGATACCAGGAGAACGTATACTCACATACCAACGCATGTTCTACTTGCGTACCGTTCTAATCACGACACACATAATAATGATCAGGTAATATATGTTGTCACAATGCATCAATGGTTAATTGACTAGTTTTATTATTGTCTTGATTGattataacatagttattgtAATTGAAATCGCAGGTTGTTTGGACACCATACGATAATTATTTGCATCCATGGTGTCTTGTAGGAAAACATATATGGCCTACAACAGCGCCATTGCTATGTTTCCAAATTGTTGAGTATTACCATCCAGAGAGAGTCATGCGACAATTTGGATTGTTGCAAAGATGTCCAAAGTGGCCTACTgacaattttgataaatctgtGCATTGTGTAAAGTTGACAGGAAAGCTGATGTTGATTGGTGTAGGCATCATGCACATTACTACCGACTTTGGAACGAGCGAGCTCAAAATATAATTGGGGATGAAAATTTCCATCTAGATGTGGACTACACAACATGGTACCACCAACATGGTCACTTATTTACGACACTAGAGGCGGCTGCCCATATGTACCAGgttattattttagcattttcaatgCTGCACTAATATtgataacaaattattattttagcattttcaataatactgcactaataatttttttttctttttatgtggcaGCAAacgaaaattaataatatgttaACTTCGGCTGTTGCAAACCAAGGGAGGGCTGACCTGATTGCACAACAAGTCCTTCTGGCAATAGTAGAGGGCCTTACTCGAGTGAAGTTATCGATGGAAGCAGATATTTCCTCCGTCCCTACTGAGAGGGTGACACACTTTGGGCGATGACAGAGGCACCAAGGAAGACAGGGTAGACAACGCAGAAATGATGAAGTTGGACCATCCACGCCTACCCAAGCTGGACCATCCACCTCTACCCAAGCTGGGCCATCCACATCTGCCCATAATGAGCCTACCACCTTCAATGAGTATAATCCAATTAATGTCAACGAGTATTGTATGTCTTTATATCAACAGATTAGATTATCCACTTCCATAGGACAAGGATTAGAGGGTTTGTTTAGTTATGACCACTATCCCCAGCCTAGTTCAACACCTCTCTCTTATCATCCATCGCCACCTCCATACTATTTTGGGCAATACAATTATGGCCAAGATAGCCAGTTTAGCTATGAACAACCTTCCCAACCATCCCCTCATGTTGGTGATTTCTGCACACCACCAAATACATGGGCATGTGCTCCGAACTCTGAGGAAGAGGCCTCTGTAACAGACTCTGAGGAAGATGCCTCAAATAAGGATAGTGGGAAAGATGCAAAAGATATGGAGGTGTCATCAGATAATGAAAGTGATGAAGGTGGTAATTATCAAACAGATTTTGATATTAGAACACAGCCAAGGCGCATGGGGAATAGTCCTATGCAAGCATGAAGGTACCCTCAACAAGTAAATAGGTATCCTCCACGTTGTGGAACACAACAAAAACTTCATGTACCCCATCGTGGAAATCACTaatcaattattaaaaatatattaaagtattATCGTTGTTTATGCATCATTGTAGCAAAAAATATTATGCCTAGATAGTATATATATCACGTTATACTACTAACCGCAAGACctttacaaaaataagaaatgtgTACACATATTTGGTATTTGAAATTAGTGCCCAATTAATTTAATCATACatctatttaatataattttccaaTCCACAACCTCTCTTCCAAATCCTTGTAAAAgtgtcaaagaaaaataaaactttcacCATCTAATTTTCGTCCAAATTTACAGTAGTaatttgtgagttaatttcggccttcaaaaaatgtgaatttcaaaaaactcaaaacataaaagttGTAGATAATTAAGTCATGGTTCCAGCCCATCTAGTCTTaagtcaattggatttttgaggagagagataagTCTAAAATACTGATTAGTgctcaaatatgatttttcctcTTTAGATTGTGGCCctttgatttatttccttatttgaagctttcAAACTTGGTAAAAGACCCAAGCACTCcataaaagtatatatttgaaGGTGTTATCGAACCCCTAAACTATAATACgcaatatacacacacacacacacacacacatacacacacacatgcacacacacacacacacaaaataaataaacatacacCCCAATCAAACTTGCAGTGatagaaaacattgtagcataTGGAATTAGTACCAACTTGTtctatcaaataatacaaactaACAATATGGTCTaactcctataaaaaaaaacagtccAACCAATCCACTGAAGTAGATTGAATATTTATGTTGGGTCATTCAGTTTGGCCACTAGTGGAGCCAGCCACAGTTCGAGTGGGGCATGTTCTTCTGTTATGGCCTTCTTGCCTACAGAGGTTGCACAATGGCCTTGGTTGATGCTCTGTCCTTAAATCCATTTCATTTAGAAGCCGAGTTGATCTTGGTCGACCTTTTGCACGGCGCAACTTCACATTAGGATACAAGACCGGGAAATCAGGCTCATTCCAATGTACACTGTCTAGAACCATGCAAAATCTAGGTGCATAACAAGCAACTTGTTCTTCCAAACAGTAGCAGCGATCGATATATCGCATTGCAGAGATGCCTTGATATTTACACACGGCAATGACATGTGAGCACGAAATCTTATAAACCTGCCATTTTTGACAACTACAAGTGCTCTCCCTCAAATTTACCTCATGACGATGATTACCCCTATATGCAGAGTTAGGGTTTATTGGTGTTCTGACTTCAAATAGACCATCTTCATGACTAAACACAGTAACTGAATGCTTTGGTGCctttttttcccatttattgaatttattctTTGCATAGGATGTAATGCGTTCACCGGCTATAATCTCTGTGCGTGCCTTAGTATACCGATCGGTAAAGTAGACTACACAACGGTAGTATGTAAGCTCGACTAACGCAGTTATGGGCAGATTTCTAGCACTCTTTAGAACACCGTTGAAGCTTTCAGACAAATTTGTGGTCATTGCCCCATAACGATGTCCACCATCGTGTGCTAATGTCCACTTCTGCACTGGTAATTCCCTTAAATACTTATCACCATCTGCATTTAATTGAGTAATTCTATCCCTTGTTATTTGATACTTTAGTAGCTGATTCTCCATGCCTGCCCACATTACCATAGCCTTCAAGTTTTTATTCCCaattttttgattgaaattgCTAGCCACATGGCGAAGGCAAAAACGATGATGCTAACACGTCGATTCACATATAACCCGTATCGCTGACATTATACCAGGGTGGCGATCAGATATGACACATAACTTATCTCGATTAGTGACATTATTCTGAATACAACACAAAAACCACTACCAGCTATCATCAGATTCCTCCTCTACAATGGCAAAGGTAAGTGGAAAAAGTCTATTGTCACCATCCCAAGTTGATGCAATCAATAACTTACCTCTATACTTACCATATAGGAAAGTTCCATCTATACTAATCACTGGCCTACAATGTTGAAAACCTTCAATTGATAGACCAAAAGCCCAGAACACTCTCTCGAATATGGCACAGCCTGGCACAGTAGCAGGTACCATTCTCTAAATAACCCTGCTACCCGGGTTTGAATCAGTCAAAGCTTTCAACCATTTTGGCAATAATTGGTAAGATTTGTCCCAATCACCAAATGCTCTACCAATTGTCTTCTGTTTCGCCTCCCACACCTTAAAATAAGAAGGCCGGTATTCGTACTTATTGTAAAGACTCTGTTGAAGCAAAGAAATCCTTATGTTTGGATCATCTTTGACAATATCCCTCAACTCTTTCTTAATAATATGAATGTCTAATTGCTCGTGATCTTGTGTGAGCGTGGACTCTGTACATGTGTGTGGACCATTGTATTTCCTAACCTCAAAGAACCCATGCATAGCCCGGAAGCATGCTCGAAGACGCCAAGAATAATTTTTGCAACGTACAGACCAACATGTTGGATCTGACTCTTTTACACTAAATGTTTGGTTCCTCTTGATGTGATATTGTTTAACAGCAGCTTGTAGTTCATCCTTATCAGCAAAAAGCAATCCCACATAAAACTCTTGGATAGGGTCCCAAGTACTCTGAATGGGCTTTTCAAATGGTGGGGTTGGATCAATTATATTATCCCACGTGTTCTGTGAAAAGCTCAGTGATGAAGGTTGATGGAACGTCATTGCTGGACTACTTTCATGATTAGGTTCATTGGGAAGCTCTTGTTCATCTCCAACATCATCAAGGACCTTGTCATTATTAAGTTGGTTATTACTATCCATGGCCCGCATCCTTTCTGATAATGTATGGACTGCATTTTCAATAGTAGCAGCTATGCGGTGTGTATCATTGGGATCATTAGCAGTTCTCTGAGTGGCGGTTTGGTCATACTGAGTTTCAAACTCTGGTGCAACATGCTCAGTTAGGTTATCATAGTTAATATCATTGGTGTTCATTGGCCGATAAGGAGCATGTTAGTCCTTAGTTGCAACATGGGTATATGGAGCATGATAGTCAGCACCACCAATGTTGATTGGGGAACGAGCCACATCTTCAGAATAATGACCAGTATGAGTGGCATATGGATCATGAAAGTGCCCACCATGTGAATAACTGAACGGTGCACTCGGTCCTTCGTTGTCATATCGAATGGGAAAAACATCTTGGTGGATTCTTATGGGCTCCACACCCACGTACAACTCTGCACCTACAAAACCATATTGGCAGTCTAACATATCGAATATTGCATTGACACCATTATCATCTTCTACCAAAACTTGTTGGTAATTCACAGGATATGGATgacattgaaaatgaaatttatacCAAATAGTAAATTTTGAATCTTCTCTATTTTTATGAAGCGTGGATGCTACTCTATCACATAGATCTTCAAATGTCACACCCCTACTTAATGGAAGCATAGAAGGAGGTGGCCCTTGGTAATAAACCCCATTTTCGCCATGTTTAATTATTCCACCGGAatggatgagaaaaatgaacaaCTGTCCTGCCATTCACACTAAAACATAAAGTAGTATTAATATATTAACATTACACAACCATTAAATTGCAATACAAGAAGgtaatctattaaaaatattcaatgtTTAAATAGCTAGAGTTAAGACAATTCTATTAAAGAGGATTGGTtcattgataatttattattgtctaTCATAGtagttaaaattatttagaatgATCTGTTATGGTTacgtaaattattttatgtagcTCTTCATTTTGCTTCTTCTAAAATAAGAcaaattatatttctcataCATCATTAcgataatagataaatatttataatatcgtataatttttgttattattattataactaaaacttatatttttgaTTTAGGGGCATATActaacccttttttttgggttttcttataGCATACATGTATATTTTAGGCTAACAAAGTAAGaatttctttaagaaaaatttatgtcaattttgaaatttatttttgctatatgaaattttaggcaagacccataatttaaaacatatcataCAAATCAGTTCTTGTTGCAAAAAGCATaatacaaaaacaagattttcatgaacaaataatttaacaaaaacaaaattttcatgctTAGCTATGCccctaaaacatatcaacatgaatattataaaaagaaaagtaactacTTAAAGAGATGTAACTCACCTTGTAAAATGATAAACACAGATAGGTATTTGCAAGTGTTGTTCCTTATAATTGTTTATAGAATGTATGGCACTCATGAATTGAAAATAGTTGATAGAATTATGAGGGGAATAAGAGTGAAGAAGGTTGATATAATTTTTAGGGGGAAAAGAGTGGAAAATAAGAAACGTGAAAACTAAAGTAATATTGGTGCTGTTTAAATAAGATGCAAGTTTCATATAAGttaaattcttagattttaaacTGTACTAATAGAAATTGACCAAATACAGCAAGGACCATCTCtgcaaaaaatctcaaagtgtctttgttttttttttttttgtttacagtgcacatcaatcatttaTAAATCTCTGCAAATCCTGCAAAGAATCTCTGCAAAatcctcagttttttttttttttttttttttgtcgtttACACcgtgcacatcaatcattttttcttccataaatttCTCCCATGCATGGATAAGAATCTGAATAGGAATATCTGTGTAATTTAAActgtactaataaaaatttaccaaatacaacacagtttataaaaaaacaaaaagccaaaaagatcaaCTTTGTGAGGAGACTTGTTACAGGGAGGAgggataaaaaagtaaaaagaatctttgaaattaaattttaggcgtgatatggttttattgggaaggatgaatggaatcatttcaggcaaaaaataagaatgagaggaagaggtgaatattttcacaacaaattataagtgtcaggttgttactagttgttattgttaagGCAAAAAAGTATGTTagcgttaggttcaaatttgaaccaacaacaactaaccacctataatttattgtaaaaatattgtaaaaataaaaatgttgtgtacgttttttttttccttttatttcggcAATGCCACTGCAAAGAATCTTTgcaaaattctcaatttttttgtttttttgttgtttacactgtgcacatcaatcattttttcttccataaatttCTCCCATGCATGGATAAGAATCTGAATAAGAATATCTATGTACTTTAAActgtactaataaaaatttaccaaatacaacacagtttataaaaaaacaaaaagccaaaaagatcaaCTTTGGGAGGAGACTTGTCACAGGGAGGAgggataaaaagtaaaaagaatctctgaaaccaaattttaggcgtgatatggttttattgggaaggatgaatggaatcatttcaggcaaaaaataagaatgagaggaagaggtgaatattttcacaacaaattataagtgtcaggttgttactagttgttattattagggcaaaaaagtatcttagcgttaggttcaaatttgaactaacaacaactaaccacctataatttattgtaaaaataaaaatgttgtgtacctttttttttatccttttatttCAACAATGCCACTGCAAAGAATCTCTGCAAAATCatcagttttttgttttttttttttgtttacatcatgcacatcaatcattttttcttccataaatttCTCTCATGCATGGATAAGAATCTGAATAAGAATATCTATGTACTTTAAActgtactaataaaaatttaccaaatacaacacagtttataaaaaaacaaaaagccaaaaagatcaaCTTTGTGAGGTCACAGGGaggagggataaaaaaaaaaagaatttctgaaaccaaattttaggcgtgatatggttttattgggaagcatgaatgaaatcatttcaggcagaaaataagaatgagaggaagaggtgaatattttcacaacaaattataaatgtcaagttgttactagttgttattgttagagTAAAAAAGTATGTTagcgttaggttcaaatttgaaccaacaacaactaacctcctataatttattgtaaaaataaaaatgttgtgtacgttttttttttttcattttatttcggcaatgccactgcaaagaatctctacaaaaatctcagtttttttttttattttttttatttacggtacacatcaatcatttttttttcttctataactTTCTTTCATGTACGTTTTAGAATCTATGTACTTTGAATAAGAATCAAATGGTACTTGAATTTGTTTTAGACAGACAGACAAGAATCAAACACTCAGCGTACTTGAGCTTGTCGTTTTTCCCCCCGGCAATGCTATTGCCACAattgattttccttttaaaatttttttttccattttcggcaatggcattgccacaattttttttttctctttcccctatttcggcaacacCATGGCcacaattctctttttttttccccccctatttcggcaataccattgccacaattcttttttttttttcaatcaattgccacaaatttttttttcctttcccccctatttcggcaatactattgccacaattcttttttttcccccctatttcagcaataccattgccacaaattttttttttttttctatttcggCAATATCCACaatttttccccctatttcggcaataccattgccacaattccttttttttttttttttccttccctattTCAGCACtacattgccacaattttttttttctttcccccctattttggcaatcccattgccataattcatttttttttaaactttttccctccattttcggcaatgggattgccacaaaccattttttttttttgcttttgggcACTCGCGCATGGACATTGAGCACTCACTGATTCGGGCAAGTGCTaggcagaaggaatttcggtAACACTATTGCcaaaattcactctctctcctcatttttccaaataacttGAAACAGTGACTATGACCAcaaaaaacttcacttttagcaatatttacccaaaagactcgaTAAatccgtgtgtgtgtgtgtgtgtgtatatatatatataaagtgataAATctcctcaagttttttttttttgagatgaaagatagagattttcttaaataaaatatgagaaacCGTACATAAGAACCCTGTAAAACAAAATAGGGGAATCAAACCTATTTTGCAGAAACAAAACAATTAtgcaaaaaaactaaaaatttctGCAGATACTTGcaattatgcagaaaacaacACTATGTAAGAAAACAACAGATATGCAGAAAACGATCAAATCATATTCAATTGCTTAATTGAGCAGCTACCAAACGTTCATATTCCTGTAGAAAACCAAGTGCTCTATTAAGTATGGACTTGGGGTGAGTTTGAATAtgttcaaaataatatttatttctagCATTCGAAATTGCCCAAACTGTCACTGCCCATCTTTCCAACTCTTGTTGAGAAAGTTTGTCCATCAACCATCTAAGAGCATCTCTAACAAtcttttcaaatatttatactGTTTGAAGAGTAAATAGTTAATTTTACCTTTTGCCTACTTGctttttcaaatacatattCTAACAAATTCTCTATTCATTTCTCTAtactatttaaatattatttcttcattcttttttttattctttatttaatcttttttttattaacccatttattaaaatatctcAAAGAAATACAGCCTTTTATTTACCCTATATTTTCTTCACcacacaaacaaagaaaa from Castanea sativa cultivar Marrone di Chiusa Pesio chromosome 6, ASM4071231v1 includes:
- the LOC142639862 gene encoding uncharacterized protein LOC142639862, yielding MVPATVPGCAIFERVFWAFGLSIEGFQHCRPVISIDGTFLYGKYRGMENQLLKYQITRDRITQLNADGDKYLRELPVQKWTLAHDGGHRYGAMTTNLSESFNGVLKSARNLPITALVELTYYRCVVYFTDRYTKARTEIIAGERITSYAKNKFNKWEKKAPKHSVTVFSHEDGLFEVRTPINPNSAYRGNHRHEVNLRESTCSCQKWQVYKISCSHVIAVCKYQGISAMRYIDRCYCLEEQVACYAPRFCMVLDSVHWNEPDFPVLYPNVKLRRAKGRPRSTRLLNEMDLRTEHQPRPLCNLCRQEGHNRRTCPTRTVAGSTSGQTE